The Ancylobacter sp. WKF20 genome contains a region encoding:
- a CDS encoding D-amino acid dehydrogenase: protein MKIVILGAGVIGVTTAYYLARDGHEVTVLDRQPGPALETSYANAGEVSPGYSSPWAAPGIPVKAMKWLFMKHAPLIIQPRMDVATLRWMAQMLRNCTAERYAVNKGRMVRLAEYSRDCLMEMRAATGISYDERMQGTLQVFRTQKQIDGIGKDIEVLKADGVAFELLDPAGCVAAEPGLAPSRHKIVGGLRLPGDETGDCFKFTSALATLCEGLGVTFRYNVSIDGLRVEGGRIAAVRTGQGEVAGDVVVASLGSYTPALLAPLGLDLPIYPVKGYSITVPIIEAARAPVSTVMDETYKIAITRLGDRIRVGGMAEIAGFNHDLSPARRATLEHSVEDLFGGAGDQSQATFWTGLRPMTPDGTPIIGPTRVANLFINAGHGTLGWTMSCGSGRVLADLVSGRKPAIEAGDLALARYA from the coding sequence ATGAAGATCGTCATCCTCGGCGCCGGGGTCATCGGCGTCACCACCGCCTACTATCTCGCCCGCGACGGCCACGAGGTCACCGTGCTGGACCGCCAGCCCGGCCCGGCGCTGGAGACCAGCTACGCCAATGCCGGCGAGGTCTCGCCCGGCTATTCCTCCCCCTGGGCGGCGCCGGGCATTCCGGTGAAGGCGATGAAGTGGCTGTTCATGAAGCACGCCCCGCTCATCATCCAGCCGCGCATGGATGTGGCGACGCTGCGCTGGATGGCGCAGATGCTGCGCAACTGCACGGCCGAGCGCTACGCCGTGAACAAGGGGCGCATGGTCCGCCTCGCCGAATATAGCCGTGACTGCCTGATGGAGATGCGGGCGGCCACCGGCATTTCCTATGACGAGCGGATGCAGGGCACGCTGCAGGTGTTCCGCACCCAGAAGCAGATCGACGGCATCGGCAAGGATATCGAGGTGCTGAAGGCCGACGGCGTCGCCTTTGAGTTGCTCGACCCCGCCGGCTGCGTCGCCGCCGAGCCGGGTCTCGCACCGTCGCGCCACAAGATCGTCGGCGGCCTGCGCCTGCCCGGCGACGAGACCGGCGATTGCTTCAAGTTCACCAGCGCGCTGGCGACGCTGTGCGAGGGGCTGGGCGTCACCTTCCGCTACAATGTCAGCATTGACGGCCTGCGCGTCGAAGGCGGGCGGATCGCCGCCGTGCGCACGGGGCAGGGCGAAGTGGCCGGCGATGTCGTCGTCGCCTCGCTCGGCAGCTACACGCCGGCGCTGCTCGCCCCGCTCGGGCTCGACCTGCCGATCTACCCGGTGAAGGGTTATTCCATCACCGTGCCGATCATTGAGGCGGCGCGCGCGCCGGTCTCCACCGTGATGGACGAGACCTACAAGATCGCCATCACCCGTCTGGGCGACCGCATCCGCGTCGGTGGCATGGCGGAGATCGCCGGCTTCAACCACGATCTCTCCCCCGCGCGCCGGGCGACGCTGGAGCATTCGGTCGAGGATCTGTTCGGCGGCGCCGGTGACCAGTCGCAGGCGACCTTCTGGACCGGGCTGCGGCCGATGACGCCGGATGGCACGCCCATCATCGGGCCGACGCGGGTGGCCAACCTGTTCATCAATGCCGGTCACGGCACGCTCGGCTGGACCATGTCCTGCGGCTCGGGCCGGGTGCTGGCCGACCTCGTCTCGGGTCGGAAGCCTGCCATCGAGGCGGGGGATTTGGCGCTGGCGCGCTACGCGTGA
- the alr gene encoding alanine racemase gives MSRETYVTSDWDIAPGQLTVDLGALRRNYAALVQRAVPARVAGVVKANAYGLGANLVAPALYTQGCRDFFVAQFSEALALRPILPADAAVYVLNGLAPGAEEAARAAGVIPVLNCLEQVDAWAALGRARGVELPALIQLDSGMSRLGLAPYEVEALAAAPARLDGVRLLYVMSHLASADEPASVQNGEQLGAMNRLAAAFAGVPLCFANSGGIFLDPAFRGALVRPGIALYGAAPTAGVPNPMEPVVRLDIRVVQTRSVPAGAKIGYGGAHVAAAPMRLATLAAGYADGIPRHLSGSGALYLGETRLPIIGRVSMDSLTVDISAVPEGAVSAGQMLEFIGPHQTLDQIAAAAGTISYEILTRLGTRYQRRYAGAEAA, from the coding sequence ATGTCGCGTGAGACGTATGTGACGTCCGATTGGGACATAGCGCCCGGCCAGCTCACCGTCGATCTCGGGGCGCTGCGGCGCAATTACGCGGCGCTCGTCCAGCGCGCGGTGCCGGCGCGGGTGGCCGGCGTTGTTAAGGCCAATGCCTATGGGCTCGGGGCGAACCTCGTCGCGCCGGCGCTCTACACGCAGGGTTGCCGGGATTTCTTCGTCGCCCAATTCTCCGAGGCGCTGGCGCTGCGGCCGATCCTTCCCGCCGATGCGGCGGTCTATGTGCTGAACGGCCTCGCCCCCGGCGCGGAAGAGGCGGCGCGGGCGGCCGGTGTCATTCCCGTTCTCAATTGCCTCGAGCAGGTCGACGCCTGGGCGGCGCTCGGCCGGGCGCGCGGCGTTGAACTGCCGGCGCTGATCCAGCTCGACAGCGGCATGTCCCGCCTCGGCCTCGCGCCTTACGAAGTGGAGGCCCTCGCCGCCGCCCCCGCGCGGCTCGACGGGGTCCGCCTGCTTTATGTGATGAGCCATCTCGCCAGCGCGGATGAGCCGGCGAGCGTGCAGAATGGCGAGCAGCTCGGCGCAATGAACCGGCTGGCAGCGGCCTTTGCCGGCGTGCCGCTGTGCTTCGCCAATTCCGGCGGCATCTTCCTCGACCCGGCTTTTCGCGGCGCGCTGGTGCGCCCGGGCATCGCGCTTTATGGCGCGGCGCCGACGGCCGGCGTGCCGAACCCGATGGAGCCGGTGGTGCGGCTCGATATCCGCGTGGTGCAGACCCGCAGCGTGCCGGCCGGCGCGAAGATCGGCTATGGCGGCGCGCATGTGGCGGCGGCGCCGATGCGGCTGGCGACGCTGGCGGCGGGCTATGCCGATGGCATTCCGCGCCATCTCAGCGGCAGCGGCGCGCTCTATCTCGGCGAGACCCGCTTGCCCATTATCGGCCGTGTCTCCATGGACAGCCTGACGGTCGACATTTCCGCTGTGCCCGAGGGCGCGGTGAGCGCCGGGCAGATGCTGGAATTCATCGGCCCGCACCAGACGCTCGATCAGATCGCGGCTGCGGCCGGCACCATTTCCTATGAGATACTGACCCGGCTCGGCACGCGCTACCAGCGCCGTTATGCCGGGGCCGAGGCAGCCTGA
- a CDS encoding glutamine amidotransferase family protein — protein MCGIVGLFLKDPKLEPELGALLSDMLDIMCDRGPDSAGFAVYGAGTPGFVKLTLRGPAGTDFAALGAQIGHPILPRDTHAVLSVPVAEEGLVRAALARIAPELRVVGAGSRMELYKEVGLPLDVARRFKLETMSGTHAIGHTRMATESAVTTDGAHPFSTGPDQCLVHNGSLSNHAGVRRRLAREGVKVDTENDSEVAAAYLTYRMRGGDSLGEALEHSLGDLDGFYTFVVGTESGFGVLRDPIACKPAVMAETDSYVAFGSEYRALANLPGIGTARLFEPEPAKVYFWDRAA, from the coding sequence ATGTGCGGCATCGTCGGCCTGTTCCTCAAGGATCCGAAGCTGGAGCCGGAACTCGGCGCCCTGCTGTCGGATATGCTCGACATCATGTGCGACCGCGGGCCGGATTCGGCCGGCTTCGCCGTCTATGGCGCGGGCACGCCGGGCTTCGTGAAGCTCACACTGCGCGGCCCGGCCGGCACCGACTTCGCCGCCCTCGGCGCGCAGATCGGCCACCCCATCCTGCCGCGCGACACCCATGCGGTGCTGAGCGTGCCGGTGGCGGAAGAGGGGCTCGTGCGCGCCGCCCTCGCGCGCATCGCCCCGGAGCTGCGCGTGGTCGGCGCCGGCAGCCGGATGGAGCTCTATAAGGAAGTCGGCCTGCCGCTCGACGTCGCCCGCCGCTTCAAGCTGGAGACCATGTCCGGCACTCACGCCATCGGCCACACCCGCATGGCGACCGAGAGCGCCGTGACCACGGATGGCGCCCACCCCTTCTCCACCGGCCCGGACCAGTGCCTCGTGCACAACGGCTCGCTGTCGAACCATGCCGGCGTGCGCCGCCGCCTCGCCCGCGAGGGTGTGAAGGTCGACACCGAGAATGACAGCGAGGTCGCCGCCGCCTACCTCACCTACCGCATGCGCGGGGGCGATAGCCTGGGCGAGGCGCTGGAGCATTCGCTGGGCGATCTCGACGGCTTCTACACCTTCGTGGTCGGCACCGAGAGCGGCTTCGGCGTGCTGCGCGATCCCATCGCCTGCAAGCCGGCGGTGATGGCCGAGACCGACAGCTATGTCGCCTTCGGTTCGGAATACCGCGCGCTCGCCAATTTGCCGGGCATCGGCACCGCCCGGCTGTTCGAGCCGGAACCGGCCAAGGTCTATTTCTGGGACCGCGCCGCATGA
- a CDS encoding FMN-binding glutamate synthase family protein encodes MTDHSNTPRTTPRVSATFDEYTLSEIRRAAATGIYDIRGAGAKRKLPHFDDLLFLGASMSRYPLEGYRERCDTSVVLGSRFAKKPIELKIPITIAGMSFGSLSANAKEALGRGASAMGTSTTTGDGGMTNEERGHSTQLVYQYLPSRYGMNPDDLRRADAIEVVVGQGAKPGGGGMLLGQKITERVAKMRTLPQGIDQRSACRHPDWTGPDDLEIKIEELREITDWEKPIYVKVGAARPYYDTALAVKSGADVVVVDGMQGGTAATQEIFIEHVGIPTLAAVRQAVKALQDLGMHRKVQLIVSGGIRNGADVAKALALGADAVAIGTAALVALGDNDPHYAAEYEALGTKPGAYDDWHEGRDPAGITTQDPALMARLDPVAAGRRLANYLAVLTLECQTIARACGKSHVHNLEPEDLVALTIEAAAMANVPLAGTNWIPGANGSF; translated from the coding sequence ATGACCGACCACAGCAACACCCCCCGCACCACCCCGCGCGTCTCCGCCACCTTCGATGAGTACACGCTCTCGGAGATCCGCCGCGCGGCGGCGACCGGCATCTATGACATTCGCGGCGCCGGCGCGAAGCGCAAGCTGCCGCATTTCGACGACCTGCTCTTCCTCGGCGCCTCCATGTCGCGCTACCCGCTGGAAGGCTATCGCGAGCGCTGCGACACCTCGGTCGTGCTCGGCTCCCGCTTCGCCAAGAAGCCGATCGAGCTGAAGATCCCGATCACCATTGCCGGCATGAGCTTCGGCTCGCTCTCGGCCAATGCCAAGGAAGCCCTCGGGCGCGGCGCCTCGGCCATGGGCACCTCGACCACCACGGGCGATGGCGGCATGACCAATGAGGAGCGCGGGCACTCGACACAGCTCGTCTACCAGTATCTGCCCTCGCGCTATGGCATGAACCCGGACGATCTGCGCCGGGCCGATGCCATCGAGGTCGTGGTCGGGCAGGGCGCCAAGCCCGGCGGCGGCGGCATGCTGCTCGGCCAGAAGATCACCGAGCGCGTCGCCAAGATGCGCACCCTGCCGCAGGGTATCGACCAGCGCTCCGCCTGCCGCCACCCGGACTGGACCGGGCCGGACGATCTCGAAATCAAGATCGAGGAACTGCGCGAGATCACCGATTGGGAGAAGCCGATCTATGTGAAGGTCGGCGCCGCGCGCCCCTATTACGACACGGCGCTGGCCGTGAAGTCGGGCGCCGATGTGGTGGTGGTCGATGGCATGCAGGGCGGCACCGCCGCCACGCAGGAAATCTTCATCGAGCATGTCGGCATCCCCACGCTCGCCGCCGTGCGTCAGGCGGTGAAGGCGCTGCAGGATCTCGGCATGCACCGCAAGGTGCAGCTCATCGTCTCCGGCGGCATCCGCAACGGCGCGGATGTGGCCAAGGCTCTGGCGCTCGGCGCGGATGCCGTCGCCATCGGCACCGCGGCCCTCGTCGCCCTCGGCGACAATGACCCCCACTATGCCGCCGAGTACGAGGCCCTGGGCACCAAGCCCGGCGCCTATGATGACTGGCACGAGGGCCGCGACCCTGCCGGCATCACCACGCAGGACCCGGCGCTGATGGCGCGGCTCGACCCGGTCGCCGCCGGTCGGCGCCTCGCCAACTACCTCGCCGTGCTGACGCTGGAGTGCCAGACCATCGCCCGCGCCTGCGGCAAGAGCCACGTCCACAATCTGGAGCCGGAAGATCTGGTGGCTCTCACCATCGAGGCGGCGGCCATGGCCAATGTGCCGCTCGCCGGGACCAACTGGATCCCGGGCGCCAACGGCAGCTTCTGA
- a CDS encoding methyl-accepting chemotaxis protein has protein sequence MSFKNLPLIGKISSLLLLLAAFASGLIYFAGSQMQNIDDSYSEALEGPARATVASARANRFVVWYNQAVYQSITAVSDEDNQRAIDVQKQAVDSFHKRMEAVKTFYPAKAAAVDELTGRFDQMITGQCGDIVKRANASTNAEENVALGIQYTQTCIPISRGIVADVAKFVDNNEQYMQDLAANLGDKTSRTLTLVYSGTAGALVLVLLIAFFVTRLGIVRPISNVSHVLDELAAGKFDMTVSGTDRKDEIGRMAKAAEALRAALEQAERDREEARMAELRAAQRVVAERNAIADDFEVKMGALADQFASSSGEVSVAARNLSATAEETSRQAVAVTNAAAEASTNVQTVASATEEMSSSIREIGSQVTQAANIAVSGSDEVTRAAAEIRELSEAANKIGEVVNLITDIAGQTNLLALNATIEAARAGEAGRGFAVVAQEVKQLAEQTARATQEIGLKVQGIQQSTSRTVTSIEKIVGTITQIRDVTSMIAAAVEEQTAATQEIASNTHMAANGTGAVNDNIAGVGRSAEMTGAASTQLSSLSNSLSSQAGDLQREVADFVRNLRAG, from the coding sequence ATGTCCTTCAAAAACCTGCCGTTGATCGGCAAGATTTCCTCGCTTCTCCTGCTGCTGGCCGCCTTCGCTTCCGGATTGATCTATTTCGCCGGATCCCAGATGCAGAATATCGATGACAGCTATAGCGAGGCGCTTGAGGGCCCCGCCCGCGCGACCGTCGCCAGCGCCCGCGCCAACCGCTTCGTGGTCTGGTACAATCAGGCCGTCTACCAGTCCATCACCGCCGTCTCGGATGAGGACAACCAGCGCGCGATTGATGTTCAGAAGCAGGCCGTCGATAGCTTCCACAAGCGCATGGAAGCGGTGAAGACCTTCTATCCGGCCAAGGCCGCCGCCGTGGACGAGTTGACTGGCCGCTTTGACCAGATGATCACCGGCCAGTGCGGCGACATCGTCAAGCGCGCCAATGCCAGCACCAATGCCGAAGAGAATGTGGCGCTCGGCATCCAGTACACGCAAACCTGCATTCCGATCTCGCGCGGCATCGTCGCCGATGTTGCCAAGTTCGTCGATAACAACGAACAGTACATGCAGGATCTGGCGGCGAACCTCGGCGACAAGACCAGCCGCACCTTGACCTTGGTCTATTCCGGCACCGCTGGCGCGCTGGTTCTCGTTCTGCTCATCGCCTTCTTCGTCACCCGCCTCGGCATTGTCCGCCCGATCAGCAATGTCAGCCATGTGCTCGACGAGCTGGCCGCCGGCAAGTTCGACATGACCGTCTCCGGCACCGACCGCAAGGACGAGATCGGCCGCATGGCCAAGGCCGCCGAAGCGCTGCGCGCCGCGCTGGAGCAGGCCGAGCGTGATCGCGAGGAAGCCCGCATGGCCGAGCTGCGCGCCGCCCAGCGCGTCGTCGCCGAGCGCAACGCCATCGCCGACGATTTCGAGGTCAAGATGGGCGCGCTGGCCGACCAGTTCGCCTCCTCCTCCGGCGAGGTGTCCGTCGCCGCCCGCAACCTCTCGGCCACCGCCGAGGAGACCTCGCGCCAGGCCGTCGCCGTGACCAACGCCGCCGCCGAAGCCTCGACCAATGTGCAGACGGTGGCCAGCGCCACCGAGGAGATGAGCTCCTCGATCCGCGAGATCGGCTCGCAGGTGACTCAGGCCGCCAACATTGCCGTCTCCGGTTCGGATGAGGTGACCCGCGCCGCCGCCGAAATCCGCGAGCTCTCCGAGGCCGCCAACAAGATCGGCGAGGTGGTCAACCTCATCACCGACATTGCCGGCCAGACCAACCTGCTCGCGCTCAACGCCACCATCGAGGCGGCGCGTGCGGGTGAGGCGGGTCGCGGCTTCGCGGTGGTCGCGCAGGAGGTCAAGCAGCTCGCCGAGCAGACCGCCCGCGCCACGCAGGAAATCGGGCTGAAGGTGCAGGGCATCCAGCAGTCCACCAGCCGCACGGTGACCTCGATCGAGAAGATCGTCGGCACCATCACCCAGATCCGCGACGTTACCTCGATGATCGCCGCGGCCGTGGAAGAGCAGACCGCCGCCACGCAGGAGATCGCCAGCAACACCCATATGGCGGCGAACGGCACCGGCGCGGTCAACGACAACATCGCCGGCGTCGGCCGCTCGGCCGAGATGACGGGCGCGGCTTCGACGCAGCTTTCCTCGCTGTCGAACTCGCTGTCCTCGCAGGCCGGCGACCTCCAGCGCGAGGTGGCGGACTTCGTGCGCAATTTGCGCGCGGGCTGA
- the glnT gene encoding type III glutamate--ammonia ligase: protein MASDYTDLKHAANELGIKYFLISYVDLFGGLRAKLVPAAAIGGMQKAGAGFAGFATWLDMSPADADLFAVPDASSLIQLPWKPEVGWLASDLVMNDELVAQAPRNVLKRTMLASESIGYHMKTGVECEFFLTNADGTKISDGSDTATKPCYDQSALMRRYEVIKEICDSMLTLGWRPYQNDHEDANGQFEMNWDFADALVTADRHVFFKYMARSIAEKHGFRATFMPKPFIDLTGSGCHMHTSLWNGDENLFADEDGELGVSDLCYNFIGGLIHSADAMCAFTNPTVNSYKRINAPRTISGATWAPNTVTYTGNNRTHMIRIPDGGRLELRLPDGAANPYLAPAAMLAAGLDGIQNQRDPGKRLDINMYTDGHKVRGAKKLPLNLLDAIRALEKSSVLRNALGAPLVDGYIKLKNEEWNAYSRHLTQWERDNTLDI from the coding sequence ATGGCCAGCGATTACACCGACCTGAAGCACGCCGCCAATGAACTTGGCATCAAATACTTCCTCATCTCCTATGTCGATCTGTTCGGCGGGCTGAGGGCCAAGCTGGTTCCCGCCGCCGCCATTGGCGGCATGCAGAAGGCCGGCGCGGGCTTTGCCGGCTTCGCCACCTGGCTCGATATGAGCCCGGCCGATGCCGACCTGTTCGCCGTGCCGGACGCGTCGAGCCTCATCCAGCTTCCCTGGAAGCCGGAAGTGGGCTGGCTCGCCTCCGATCTCGTCATGAATGACGAGCTGGTGGCGCAGGCGCCGCGCAATGTGCTGAAGCGCACCATGCTGGCTTCCGAGTCCATCGGCTACCACATGAAGACCGGCGTGGAGTGCGAGTTCTTCCTCACCAATGCCGACGGCACCAAGATCTCCGACGGCTCGGACACCGCGACCAAGCCTTGTTACGACCAGTCCGCTTTGATGCGCCGCTACGAGGTCATCAAGGAAATCTGCGACAGCATGCTCACGCTCGGCTGGCGCCCCTACCAGAACGACCATGAGGATGCGAACGGCCAGTTCGAGATGAACTGGGACTTCGCCGACGCGCTGGTGACGGCCGACCGCCATGTCTTCTTCAAGTACATGGCGCGCTCCATCGCCGAGAAGCACGGCTTCCGCGCCACCTTCATGCCCAAGCCCTTCATCGACCTCACCGGCTCGGGCTGCCACATGCACACCTCGCTGTGGAATGGCGACGAGAACCTGTTCGCCGACGAGGATGGCGAGCTCGGCGTTTCCGACCTCTGCTACAATTTCATCGGCGGCCTGATCCACTCGGCCGATGCGATGTGCGCCTTCACCAACCCGACGGTGAACTCCTACAAGCGCATCAACGCCCCGCGCACCATCTCCGGCGCCACCTGGGCGCCCAATACCGTCACCTATACCGGCAATAACCGCACCCACATGATCCGCATTCCCGATGGCGGGCGGCTTGAGCTGCGCCTGCCGGACGGCGCGGCCAACCCCTATCTCGCCCCGGCGGCGATGCTTGCGGCCGGTCTCGACGGCATCCAGAACCAGCGCGATCCGGGCAAGCGGCTCGACATCAACATGTACACGGACGGGCACAAGGTGCGCGGCGCCAAGAAGCTGCCGCTCAACCTGCTCGACGCTATCCGCGCGCTGGAAAAGTCGTCCGTGCTGCGCAACGCGCTCGGCGCGCCGCTGGTCGACGGCTATATCAAGCTGAAGAACGAGGAATGGAACGCCTATTCGCGCCATCTCACCCAGTGGGAGCGCGACAACACGCTGGATATCTGA
- a CDS encoding protein glxC: MNALNRAIPRVPDESTVNFDLATAPLRELNAALHKLTAESNETYWKVANPAGLHAIAAGLNAPVTVEIDGPVGYYCAGMNKLARVIVNGTAGVGVAENMMSGFVHVKGDASQAAGATGVGGTLVIDGNASARCGISMKGIDILVKGSIGHMSAFMAQAGSLVVLGDAGEALGDSLYEAKLFVRGSVASLGADCIEKEMREEHKALLAEKLTAAGILGEVDIGEFRRYGSARTLYHFHVDNVSSY, encoded by the coding sequence ATGAACGCCCTGAACCGCGCCATTCCCCGCGTCCCGGACGAGAGCACCGTGAACTTCGATCTTGCCACCGCGCCGCTGCGCGAGCTCAACGCCGCCCTGCACAAGCTGACGGCCGAAAGCAACGAGACCTATTGGAAGGTCGCCAACCCCGCCGGCCTGCACGCCATCGCCGCCGGCCTCAACGCCCCCGTCACCGTCGAGATCGACGGGCCCGTGGGCTATTACTGCGCCGGCATGAACAAGCTGGCCCGCGTCATCGTCAACGGCACGGCCGGTGTCGGCGTTGCCGAGAACATGATGAGCGGCTTCGTCCATGTGAAGGGCGATGCCAGTCAGGCCGCCGGTGCGACCGGTGTGGGCGGCACGCTGGTGATCGACGGCAACGCCTCGGCGCGCTGCGGCATCTCCATGAAGGGCATCGACATCCTGGTGAAGGGCTCGATCGGCCATATGAGCGCCTTCATGGCGCAGGCCGGCTCGCTCGTCGTGCTCGGCGATGCCGGCGAGGCGCTGGGCGACAGCCTCTATGAGGCCAAGCTCTTCGTGCGCGGCTCGGTCGCCTCGCTCGGCGCCGACTGCATCGAGAAGGAGATGCGCGAGGAGCACAAGGCGCTGCTGGCCGAAAAGCTCACCGCTGCCGGCATTCTCGGCGAGGTCGATATTGGCGAGTTCCGCCGCTATGGCTCGGCCCGCACCCTCTATCATTTCCACGTCGACAACGTGTCGAGCTACTGA
- a CDS encoding methyl-accepting chemotaxis protein — MSFKNLPLIGKISSLLLLLALFATGLVYFAGTKMQAIDDSYGDALEGPARAAVAAARANRFVVWYNQAVYQSAVAMTPEDNKRAIEVQQQAVDSFHKRMDAVAELDPALAATASEFVRRFDQMIKVDCSDIVKRAIDNADVAQAGVIAAEYTKTCIPISRGIVADIAKFVDEREKALGTLTDQLHADADETVTMVYAGTAGVLVLVLLIAFFVTRLGIVRPITGLSQTLSELAAGKFDMTVSGTDRKDEIGIMAKAAEALRAALEEADRLREEARMAELRAAQRMVAERNAIADDFEVKMGALADQFASSSGEVSVAARNLSATAEETSRQAVAVTNAASEASTNVQTVASATEEMSSSIREIGSQVTQAANIAVSGSDEVTRAASEIRELSEAANQIGEVVKLITDIAGQTNLLSLNATIEAARAGDAGRGFGVVAQEVKQLAEQTARATQEIASKVQDIQQATSRTVTSIEKIVGTITQIRDVTSMIASAVEEQTAATQEIASNTHMAANGTGAVNDNIAGVGRSAEMTGAASTQLSSLSNSLSAQAGDLQREVADFVRNLRAG, encoded by the coding sequence ATGTCCTTCAAGAACCTGCCGTTGATCGGCAAGATTTCTTCGCTTCTTCTGCTCTTGGCGTTGTTCGCCACCGGCCTCGTCTATTTCGCCGGCACCAAGATGCAGGCCATCGACGATTCCTATGGCGACGCGCTGGAAGGCCCGGCCCGCGCCGCGGTCGCCGCCGCCCGCGCCAACCGCTTCGTCGTCTGGTACAATCAGGCCGTCTATCAGTCTGCCGTGGCGATGACGCCCGAAGACAACAAGCGGGCGATCGAGGTTCAGCAGCAGGCGGTCGATAGCTTCCACAAGCGCATGGACGCGGTTGCCGAGCTCGATCCGGCCTTGGCCGCCACGGCGAGCGAGTTCGTCCGCCGCTTCGATCAGATGATCAAGGTGGATTGTAGTGACATCGTAAAGCGCGCCATCGACAACGCCGATGTGGCGCAGGCCGGCGTTATTGCCGCTGAGTACACCAAGACCTGTATCCCGATCTCGCGCGGCATCGTCGCCGACATCGCCAAATTCGTCGATGAGCGCGAAAAGGCTCTCGGCACACTGACCGATCAGCTCCATGCCGATGCCGACGAGACCGTCACCATGGTCTATGCAGGCACCGCTGGGGTGCTGGTTCTCGTCCTGCTCATCGCCTTCTTCGTCACCCGCCTCGGCATCGTCCGCCCGATCACCGGCCTCAGCCAGACGCTGAGCGAACTCGCCGCCGGCAAGTTCGACATGACCGTCTCCGGCACCGACCGCAAGGACGAGATCGGCATCATGGCCAAGGCCGCCGAGGCGCTGCGCGCCGCGCTGGAAGAGGCCGACCGCCTGCGCGAGGAAGCCCGTATGGCCGAGCTGCGCGCCGCCCAGCGCATGGTCGCCGAGCGCAACGCCATCGCCGACGATTTCGAGGTGAAGATGGGCGCGCTGGCCGACCAGTTCGCCTCGTCCTCCGGCGAAGTCTCGGTCGCGGCGCGCAACCTCTCGGCGACCGCCGAGGAGACCTCCCGCCAGGCGGTCGCCGTGACCAATGCCGCCTCGGAAGCCTCAACCAATGTGCAGACGGTGGCCAGTGCCACCGAGGAAATGAGCTCCTCGATCCGCGAGATCGGCTCGCAGGTGACGCAGGCGGCCAACATCGCCGTGTCCGGTTCGGATGAGGTGACCCGCGCCGCCAGCGAGATCCGCGAACTCTCGGAAGCGGCCAACCAGATCGGCGAAGTGGTGAAGCTCATCACCGACATCGCTGGCCAGACCAACCTGCTCTCGCTCAACGCTACCATCGAGGCAGCACGCGCCGGCGATGCCGGCCGCGGCTTCGGCGTGGTCGCGCAGGAGGTCAAGCAGCTCGCCGAGCAGACCGCCCGCGCCACGCAGGAGATCGCCTCCAAGGTGCAGGACATCCAGCAGGCGACGAGCCGTACGGTGACCTCGATCGAGAAGATCGTCGGCACCATCACGCAGATCCGCGACGTCACCTCGATGATCGCCTCGGCGGTGGAGGAGCAGACCGCGGCGACGCAGGAGATCGCCAGCAATACCCATATGGCGGCGAACGGCACCGGCGCGGTGAACGACAACATCGCCGGCGTCGGCCGCTCGGCCGAGATGACGGGCGCGGCCTCGACGCAGCTTTCCTCGCTGTCGAACTCGCTCTCGGCGCAGGCCGGCGACCTCCAGCGCGAGGTGGCGGACTTCGTGCGCAATTTGCGCGCCGGCTGA
- a CDS encoding Lrp/AsnC family transcriptional regulator, with amino-acid sequence MATLDATDHNLLRLLRLNARMSNAKLAAEVGLSPSTCLRRIRLLERAGVIRGYTALIDHNAGEPALAVIVNITLERQTEDYLNRFEAAVRRHPEIRECYLMTGGSDYLLRVEAQNAGDFERIHTDILSTLPGVLRIHSSFSIRNVLGARRRGASGGNARS; translated from the coding sequence ATGGCCACCCTCGACGCCACCGACCATAATCTCCTGCGCTTGCTGCGCCTCAACGCCCGTATGAGCAATGCCAAGCTCGCGGCCGAGGTGGGGCTGTCGCCCTCCACCTGCCTGCGCCGCATCCGTCTGCTGGAACGCGCGGGAGTCATTCGCGGCTACACCGCGCTGATCGACCATAATGCCGGCGAGCCGGCGCTGGCGGTCATCGTCAACATCACGCTGGAGCGACAGACCGAGGATTATCTCAACCGCTTCGAGGCGGCGGTGCGCCGCCATCCCGAGATCCGCGAATGCTATCTGATGACCGGCGGCTCGGATTATCTGCTACGGGTCGAGGCGCAGAATGCGGGCGATTTCGAGCGCATCCACACCGACATATTGTCGACGCTGCCCGGCGTGCTGCGCATCCACTCCAGCTTCTCGATCCGCAATGTTCTTGGCGCGCGGCGGCGCGGCGCCAGCGGCGGCAATGCGCGGAGCTGA